A genome region from Pseudomonas anguilliseptica includes the following:
- a CDS encoding non-ribosomal peptide synthetase produces MEFDAKTLAERIAKLAPEKREGFIRALADKGIRLTRLPIVAAPRDGAVPLSYAQQRLWFLMQLEPDSAAYNMPAALRLRGKLDLAALQRSFARLVQRHEVLRSSFHQAEGAAEQIVHAALPLAIGETDLAGLPAPEREQRLRQVIDAEANTPFDLSQGPLRLQVVRLAADEHALLLTAHHIVADAWSLGVLTRELAACYGALTQGGEPTLAALPIQYADYALWQRNCLAGAALEPELAYWTAQLGGEQPVLELPSDHPRPKLASGRGGRHSLHLDAELSAGLNRLARERGTTLFSVLLAAFDVLLYRLSGQTDLRVGVPVANRTRLETEGLIGCFVNTLVLRAELDGQQPFIALLDQVKAASLAAQAHQELPFERLVEALQPERDLSHPPLFQVLFNLLDSQQPRRLELPGLSIESIEREQSAAQFDLSLDMAERAGQLEACFSFNRDLFDDATVARYAAGFERLLRGILANPDCRVGQLPLLGEAEQSALLAECQARMQLPAAQLVHLRLAAQAVATPAAPALVLDDCTWSYAELNQRANRIAHQLLALGLPAEARIGLCLPRGLEMVAALFGTLKAGLAFVPLDPDFPAERLTHMIEDAGIRLLLVAPQTLTATEAHSQLQRLEITQLDQGPEHDPVVAVHPAQLAYLMYTSGSTGKPKGVAIDHQALAGHSEVALGFFELSAADRVLQFSTFNFDGFVDQLFPALCCGACVVLRGPELWDSQEFQRRLLRHGISVADLATAYWYQLAQDFAAEPPTDCGALRLVSATGEAMPPEGLSAWRQAGLSRVRLLNTYGPTEATVTASVQDCQAWASGARPLPLQMPIGQALPGRAFYLLDRDGNLAPPGVPGELCIGGELLARGYHGRPALSAERFAPDPFGPPGSRLYRTGDLARCLADGAIEYLGRIDQQVKLRGFRIELGEIEARLQSHPAVRQALVLVREDRPGDRRLVAYVVPHGEAPAIDSLREHLAEALPDYMLPAAFVSLPTLPLSPNGKLDRKALPLPEYGADNHDLAPPRNAQERALEEVWQAVLGLQTVGIHDNFFALGGHSLLATQLVARLRRQLSIELPLRTVFEAPTIAQMAERLPASDAAVEQPIAIAPRPASALAALPLSHAQQGMWFIQQLEPNSAAYHIPSAARLRGHLDSAALHAAFQALVRRHEALRTSFQEQNGELTQLIHGAVELPLPLIDLGHLAPTEREAAARHLLIEEATRPFDLNQAPLLRLTLVRLAADEHLLLLVLHHIVADGWSMGVLVSELAQLYRAALEDREAALPALPIQYADYAAWQRQRLDGAGLERQLTYWHQALGEPQAPLDLPADRPRPAAMSGRGGRHRFSVERATASALHDLCRQHGATLFMGLLGAFQIWLHAHSGRLDPIVGTDVANRGRAETEGVVGFFLNQLALRADLAGNPSFSALLTRLRTQVLDAYSHQELPFDKLVEALNPVRSLAHSPLFQVKLVLQNQPEGTLEMPGLEVLPEPIEHGQAQLDLHLTVEETERGLDCTFKYSADLFEATTIAAFAEEFSALLAQVAAAPDTPLATLAQSISQRARERRLAEQQARSQQGLARLGGARRKSLVTTESLEG; encoded by the coding sequence ATGGAATTCGACGCCAAAACCCTGGCCGAACGCATCGCCAAGCTCGCTCCGGAAAAACGCGAGGGTTTTATCCGCGCCCTGGCCGACAAGGGCATTCGCCTGACCCGCCTGCCCATAGTCGCCGCACCGCGCGATGGGGCCGTGCCGCTGTCCTATGCCCAGCAGCGCCTGTGGTTCCTGATGCAGCTGGAACCCGACAGCGCCGCCTACAATATGCCGGCCGCCCTGCGCCTGCGCGGCAAGCTGGACCTGGCCGCGCTGCAACGCAGCTTCGCCCGCCTGGTGCAGCGCCACGAAGTGCTGCGCAGCAGCTTTCACCAGGCCGAAGGCGCAGCCGAGCAGATCGTCCATGCCGCCCTGCCGCTGGCGATAGGCGAGACCGATCTGGCCGGATTGCCGGCACCCGAGCGCGAACAACGCCTGCGCCAGGTGATCGACGCCGAGGCCAACACCCCCTTCGACCTGAGCCAAGGCCCGCTGCGCTTGCAGGTGGTACGGCTGGCGGCGGACGAGCATGCCCTGCTGCTGACCGCCCACCATATAGTCGCGGATGCCTGGTCGCTGGGCGTTCTCACCCGCGAACTGGCGGCCTGCTACGGCGCGCTCACCCAAGGTGGCGAGCCAACATTGGCGGCGTTGCCGATCCAATACGCCGACTACGCGCTGTGGCAGCGCAACTGCCTGGCCGGCGCCGCGCTGGAGCCGGAACTGGCCTACTGGACCGCCCAACTGGGCGGCGAACAGCCGGTGCTGGAACTGCCCAGCGACCACCCACGACCCAAGCTTGCCAGCGGCCGCGGCGGACGCCACAGCCTGCACCTGGACGCCGAACTGAGTGCCGGCCTCAACCGCCTGGCCCGCGAGCGCGGCACCACCCTGTTCAGCGTGCTGCTGGCGGCCTTCGACGTGCTGCTCTACCGCCTCAGCGGCCAGACCGACCTGCGCGTCGGCGTACCTGTGGCCAACCGCACCCGCCTGGAAACCGAGGGGCTGATCGGTTGCTTCGTCAACACCCTGGTGCTGCGCGCCGAGCTGGATGGTCAGCAACCTTTTATCGCGCTGCTGGATCAGGTCAAAGCCGCCAGCCTGGCCGCCCAGGCCCACCAGGAATTGCCGTTCGAGCGCCTGGTGGAAGCCCTGCAACCCGAGCGCGATCTCAGCCACCCGCCGCTGTTCCAAGTGCTGTTCAATCTGCTCGATAGCCAGCAACCGCGCCGCCTGGAACTGCCGGGGCTGAGCATCGAGTCGATCGAACGCGAGCAGAGCGCCGCGCAATTCGACCTCAGCCTGGACATGGCCGAGCGTGCGGGGCAGTTGGAAGCCTGCTTCAGCTTCAACCGCGACCTGTTCGACGACGCCACCGTTGCTCGCTACGCAGCGGGTTTCGAGCGCTTGCTGCGCGGCATTCTGGCTAACCCCGATTGCCGCGTCGGCCAATTGCCGCTGTTGGGCGAAGCCGAGCAAAGCGCGCTGCTGGCCGAATGTCAGGCGCGGATGCAACTGCCGGCCGCACAGCTGGTGCACCTGCGCCTGGCCGCCCAGGCCGTCGCCACGCCCGCGGCGCCCGCCTTGGTGCTGGACGATTGCACCTGGAGCTACGCCGAACTCAACCAGCGCGCCAACCGTATCGCCCACCAGCTGCTGGCCCTGGGCCTGCCGGCCGAGGCGCGTATCGGCCTGTGCCTGCCGCGTGGCCTGGAGATGGTCGCGGCGCTGTTCGGCACGCTCAAGGCCGGTCTGGCCTTCGTGCCGCTGGACCCGGATTTCCCCGCCGAACGCCTGACCCATATGATCGAGGACGCCGGTATCCGCCTGCTGCTGGTGGCACCGCAAACACTGACCGCCACCGAGGCCCACAGCCAACTGCAACGCCTCGAGATCACCCAACTCGATCAAGGCCCGGAACATGACCCGGTCGTGGCCGTGCACCCGGCGCAACTGGCCTACCTGATGTACACCTCCGGTTCCACCGGCAAGCCCAAAGGCGTGGCCATCGACCATCAGGCCCTGGCCGGACACAGCGAGGTGGCGCTGGGCTTCTTCGAGCTGAGCGCGGCCGACCGGGTGTTGCAATTCTCCACCTTCAATTTCGACGGTTTCGTCGACCAGCTTTTCCCCGCCTTGTGTTGCGGTGCCTGCGTGGTGCTGCGCGGCCCCGAGCTGTGGGACAGCCAGGAATTCCAGCGTCGCCTGCTGCGCCATGGCATCAGCGTGGCCGACCTGGCCACCGCCTACTGGTACCAGCTGGCCCAGGATTTCGCCGCCGAGCCGCCCACCGACTGCGGCGCGCTGCGTCTGGTCAGCGCCACCGGCGAGGCGATGCCGCCCGAAGGGCTGAGCGCCTGGCGCCAAGCCGGATTGAGTCGGGTGCGGCTGCTTAACACCTACGGCCCCACCGAAGCCACGGTGACCGCCAGCGTGCAGGACTGCCAGGCCTGGGCTAGTGGCGCCCGGCCGCTGCCGCTGCAGATGCCGATCGGTCAGGCCCTGCCCGGCCGCGCCTTCTACCTGCTGGACCGCGACGGCAACCTGGCACCGCCCGGCGTGCCCGGCGAGCTGTGCATCGGCGGCGAGTTGCTGGCCCGTGGTTACCACGGTCGTCCGGCCTTGAGTGCCGAACGCTTCGCCCCCGATCCCTTCGGCCCGCCGGGCAGCCGTCTGTACCGCACCGGCGATCTGGCGCGGTGCCTGGCCGATGGTGCCATCGAATACCTCGGACGTATCGACCAGCAGGTAAAGCTGCGCGGTTTCCGCATCGAACTGGGCGAGATCGAAGCGCGCCTGCAAAGCCATCCGGCCGTGCGCCAGGCGCTGGTGTTGGTGCGCGAAGACCGCCCCGGCGACCGCCGTCTGGTCGCCTATGTGGTGCCTCACGGCGAGGCGCCCGCCATCGACAGCTTGCGCGAACATCTAGCCGAAGCCCTGCCGGATTACATGCTGCCCGCCGCCTTTGTCAGCCTGCCGACGCTGCCGCTGAGCCCCAACGGCAAGCTCGACCGCAAGGCCCTGCCGCTGCCGGAATACGGCGCGGATAACCACGACCTGGCGCCGCCGCGCAATGCCCAGGAACGCGCGCTGGAGGAAGTCTGGCAAGCGGTGCTGGGGCTGCAAACCGTCGGCATCCACGACAACTTCTTCGCCCTCGGCGGCCATTCGTTGCTGGCCACCCAGCTGGTGGCGCGGTTGCGCCGTCAACTGAGTATCGAGCTGCCGCTGCGGACGGTGTTCGAAGCACCGACCATCGCCCAGATGGCCGAACGCTTGCCCGCGAGCGATGCAGCGGTGGAGCAACCGATTGCCATCGCCCCGCGTCCGGCCTCGGCTCTTGCGGCCCTGCCGTTGTCCCACGCCCAGCAGGGCATGTGGTTTATCCAGCAACTGGAACCGAACAGCGCCGCTTACCACATTCCCAGCGCCGCCCGGTTGCGCGGTCATCTCGATAGCGCCGCCCTGCACGCGGCTTTCCAAGCCCTGGTGCGGCGTCATGAGGCCCTGCGCACTAGTTTTCAGGAACAGAACGGCGAGCTGACGCAGCTGATCCACGGCGCTGTCGAGCTGCCGCTGCCGCTGATCGATCTCGGCCATCTAGCGCCCACAGAGCGCGAAGCGGCGGCCCGCCATTTGCTGATCGAGGAGGCCACCCGCCCCTTCGACCTGAACCAGGCGCCGCTGCTGCGCTTGACCCTGGTGCGCCTGGCGGCCGACGAGCATCTGCTGTTGCTGGTGCTGCACCACATAGTCGCCGACGGCTGGTCCATGGGCGTGTTGGTCAGCGAGCTGGCGCAACTTTATCGCGCCGCCCTGGAAGACCGCGAAGCCGCCTTGCCGGCCCTGCCGATCCAGTACGCCGACTATGCCGCCTGGCAACGCCAACGCCTCGATGGCGCAGGCCTGGAACGCCAGCTCACCTACTGGCATCAAGCCCTGGGCGAGCCCCAGGCGCCGCTCGATCTGCCCGCCGACCGACCACGGCCGGCGGCCATGAGCGGCCGTGGCGGGCGTCACCGTTTCAGCGTCGAGCGCGCCACCGCCAGTGCTTTGCACGACCTCTGCCGGCAGCACGGCGCCACCCTGTTTATGGGGCTGCTCGGGGCTTTCCAAATCTGGCTGCACGCCCATAGCGGACGGCTCGACCCCATAGTCGGCACCGATGTGGCCAACCGTGGCCGGGCCGAAACCGAAGGCGTGGTCGGCTTCTTCCTCAACCAACTGGCGCTGCGCGCGGATCTGGCCGGCAACCCTAGCTTCAGTGCACTGCTGACCCGGCTGCGCACCCAGGTGCTGGATGCCTACAGCCATCAGGAACTGCCGTTCGACAAGCTGGTGGAAGCTCTCAACCCGGTGCGTAGCCTGGCCCACAGCCCGCTGTTCCAGGTCAAGCTGGTGTTGCAGAATCAGCCGGAAGGCACCCTCGAAATGCCCGGCCTGGAGGTATTGCCCGAGCCGATCGAGCACGGCCAGGCCCAGCTCGACCTGCACCTGACCGTGGAAGAAACCGAGCGCGGCCTCGACTGTACCTTCAAATACAGCGCCGATTTGTTCGAGGCCACGACCATCGCGGCCTTCGCCGAGGAATTCAGCGCGCTGCTGGCGCAAGTCGCCGCCGCCCCCGACACGCCCCTGGCGACCCTGGCCCAGAGCATTAGCCAGCGCGCCCGCGAACGCCGTCTGGCCGAGCAGCAAGCCCGTAGCCAGCAGGGCTTGGCGCGCCTCGGCGGCGCCCGGCGCAAATCCCTTGTCACCACCGAATCCCTGGAGGGCTAG
- a CDS encoding TauD/TfdA family dioxygenase produces MTTSPTLGGMRRKAIRLEQDALVRFTPLLPGQTFPLLCEPATAGVSLQAWAERQRELLESKLLEHGAILFRGFAVGSANEFDQCISALSGGALEYRFRASPRTQVNPGLNIYTSTDYPQDQRIFPHNEHSYSPVFPLKIFLWCDVAPEWRGETPIGDCRAITRAIDPAIRERFAEKDIMYVRNYGDGFGLPWQTVFQTEDRAQVEAYCASVGIAVEWKEGNRLRTRQVGPALVRHPRNGEILWFNHATFFHVSTLPASVRDALQADFADDDLPQNTFYGDGSPIEPEELEHLRAVYLQQMIEFPWQHGDVLLLDNMLAVHARNEYNGPRRILVSMAEALNSSDVAL; encoded by the coding sequence ATGACCACTTCCCCGACCCTCGGCGGCATGCGCCGTAAAGCCATCCGCCTGGAACAAGACGCCCTGGTGCGCTTCACCCCGCTGCTGCCCGGCCAAACATTTCCCCTGCTGTGCGAGCCGGCCACCGCCGGGGTCAGCCTCCAGGCCTGGGCCGAACGCCAGCGTGAATTGCTGGAAAGCAAGTTGCTGGAACACGGCGCGATTCTCTTTCGCGGCTTCGCCGTGGGCTCGGCCAATGAGTTCGACCAGTGCATCAGCGCCCTCTCCGGCGGTGCCCTGGAGTACCGCTTCCGCGCTTCGCCGCGCACCCAGGTCAATCCTGGGCTGAATATCTACACCTCCACCGACTACCCCCAGGACCAGCGGATCTTTCCGCACAACGAGCATTCCTACTCGCCGGTGTTTCCGCTGAAGATCTTCCTCTGGTGCGACGTCGCCCCCGAGTGGCGCGGCGAGACGCCGATCGGCGACTGCCGCGCCATCACCCGCGCGATAGATCCGGCGATCCGCGAACGCTTCGCCGAGAAAGACATCATGTATGTGCGCAACTACGGCGACGGCTTCGGCCTGCCCTGGCAGACGGTGTTCCAGACCGAGGACCGCGCCCAGGTCGAGGCCTACTGCGCCAGCGTCGGTATCGCCGTGGAATGGAAAGAGGGCAATCGCCTGCGCACCCGCCAAGTCGGCCCGGCGCTGGTGCGCCATCCGCGTAACGGCGAAATCCTCTGGTTCAACCACGCCACCTTCTTCCATGTCAGCACCCTGCCGGCCTCGGTGCGCGACGCCCTGCAAGCCGACTTCGCCGACGACGACCTGCCGCAGAACACCTTCTACGGCGACGGCAGCCCAATCGAACCCGAAGAGCTTGAGCATCTGCGCGCGGTTTACCTGCAGCAGATGATCGAGTTCCCCTGGCAACACGGCGACGTGCTGCTGCTCGACAACATGCTCGCGGTGCACGCGCGCAACGAATACAACGGCCCGCGGCGAATTTTGGTGTCCATGGCCGAGGCGCTGAATAGCAGCGACGTGGCGCTCTAG
- a CDS encoding non-ribosomal peptide synthetase, with amino-acid sequence MSIEGFRPALQQTRHWRIAPHAVAHLRAELPAAIDPQRLHAALGQLLARHEILRTRLTAVPGMQLPVQVIAEELNFSWQVVEASTADAEARLQAELAASAANPEQPPLAAALLCNGPSNQLLLALPAANADAETLELLLSELAALYQGQPLDDEPVQYADFAEWQHELISGPDGDAGRAFWQRQQAAELLSPVHPWQNPRAEQGYRPARIEKNLSASAHDRLHSTLAGLATQPATVFGLCWAALLQRHLGLPRLLLGCCHAGRNDATQTAFGAYAKALPLLFAVDENQSLAALCGEFGALLAEAEAWQESWPGEAPGLPFSFRYSQSTPCAWPIAELQADGDPATLMLDVQARDGQFAFALRYDASRFTGHAAELILEQFLSLCEQACSASQRPLREASGIGARQAEWLAELNRTEAHIAAPALLHQLFEAQIEANPTAIALSHGGVQLSYAELERQANRLAHRLRQAGLQAGQPVGLFLGRSSEAIVAILGILKAGGAYLPLDPAYPAERLADMLEQTQAPLLLSVSALSERLPVGNYQTLWLDGEDDAELPEQRPAAIGHPDQLAYLIFTSGSTGRPKGVMVSHRNAVHSTSARWLGYQEPLASFLLVSGLAFDSSVAGLFWSLSQGGTLCLPQDGQVQDTLALGRLIAEQRISHCLMLPSLYAQVLEQSGEHLSSLRCAIVAGEACQAAVAARHHEVCAGAALYNEYGPTEGSVWCSLYRSRGEEQGVLPIGRAIANMRVQVLDERLQAVAPGVAGEIYIGGAGITQGYLGRPDLTAERYLPDPFGAPGSRLYRSGDIGRLNAEGELEFLGRVDHQVKIRGFRIELGEIEARLLEHPALREAAVIARQNPAGDAELVAYIVARDACPGAQTLRQHLAEHLPEHMLPGAYVVLPALPLTPNGKLDRAALPAPERGGQRAYRAPRNERESLLAGLWAEVLGVEKAGLDDHFFELGGHSLTATRLISRLRSALNIEVPVRALFLHPTLLGFAEQALPQAGAPALPPIQAVVGDSALPLSFAQERLWLFDRLHSGTSTYNVAEAVRLSGELDQPALERSFAELLRRHASLRTRFVLENGQPLQYIDAPHAFPLALLDLSGLSETEREQALRSQLDGLALQPFDLARGPLIRAGLMRLDAHNHVLWLCLHHIVTDGWSMRVLTRELIALYSAFSAGQPSPLHEPALQYADFAHWQRRQLSPEALKPQLDFWLAHLGKERPLLQLPGMRPRPALPSHRGAQHEFSLDSELTQALHGLTQQRGVTLFSTLLAAFKLLLAGHSGQHDIRIGIPIANRNQQALEGLIGFFVNTLALRSDLSGNPSFEALLVQLHDNMLAAHDHQDLPFEQLLQALPNTQQQSAPLLQVMFDLHRERILSSSEFGNLQISPIEEGSNHSTLFDLMLDIGEREHGLVATFTYSSDLFEPDHIALLAEDYRKMLRSVVQQPQATLEQLSDQLSQPPNANQRSALKAETQVYALLEDLLEQPFLDPQSNFFEQGGTSLKAVLLCARLQDLWGTAIPPQLVFLHPQLAELVRVLKPYSGGWAH; translated from the coding sequence ATGTCTATCGAAGGTTTCCGCCCCGCTCTGCAACAAACCCGTCACTGGCGCATAGCCCCGCATGCCGTCGCGCACCTGCGCGCCGAGCTGCCGGCCGCCATCGACCCGCAACGCCTGCACGCCGCCCTCGGCCAACTGCTGGCGCGCCATGAAATCCTGCGTACCCGCCTCACCGCCGTGCCCGGCATGCAACTGCCGGTGCAGGTGATCGCCGAAGAGCTGAACTTCAGCTGGCAAGTGGTGGAAGCCAGCACGGCGGACGCCGAAGCCCGCCTGCAGGCCGAGCTAGCCGCCAGCGCAGCCAACCCCGAACAACCGCCCCTGGCCGCCGCCCTGCTGTGCAACGGCCCGAGCAACCAGCTGTTGCTGGCCTTGCCGGCCGCCAACGCCGACGCCGAGACCCTGGAACTGCTGCTAAGCGAACTCGCCGCCCTTTACCAAGGCCAGCCCCTGGACGACGAGCCGGTGCAGTACGCCGACTTCGCCGAATGGCAGCACGAACTGATCAGCGGCCCGGACGGCGATGCCGGCCGCGCTTTCTGGCAGCGCCAGCAGGCGGCGGAGCTGCTGAGCCCAGTCCATCCCTGGCAGAATCCACGGGCGGAACAGGGCTACCGGCCGGCGCGGATCGAAAAAAACCTGTCCGCATCCGCCCATGACCGCCTGCACAGCACCCTCGCCGGGCTGGCCACGCAACCGGCAACGGTTTTCGGCCTGTGCTGGGCGGCGCTGCTGCAACGTCATCTGGGCTTGCCGCGCCTGCTGCTCGGCTGCTGCCATGCAGGCCGTAACGACGCCACGCAAACCGCCTTCGGCGCGTACGCCAAGGCGCTGCCGCTACTGTTCGCGGTGGATGAAAACCAATCCCTGGCGGCGCTTTGCGGTGAGTTCGGCGCGCTGCTGGCGGAGGCCGAAGCCTGGCAGGAAAGTTGGCCCGGCGAGGCGCCGGGGTTGCCCTTCAGCTTTCGCTATAGCCAATCCACACCTTGCGCCTGGCCGATTGCGGAGCTGCAGGCCGACGGCGATCCCGCGACCCTGATGCTCGACGTGCAAGCGCGCGACGGCCAGTTCGCCTTCGCCCTGCGCTATGACGCGAGCCGCTTCACCGGACATGCCGCCGAGCTGATCCTCGAGCAGTTCCTGAGCCTCTGCGAGCAGGCCTGCTCCGCCAGCCAACGCCCGCTACGCGAGGCCAGCGGCATAGGCGCGCGGCAGGCCGAATGGCTCGCCGAACTCAACCGCACAGAGGCGCACATCGCCGCGCCGGCGCTGCTGCATCAGCTGTTCGAAGCCCAGATCGAGGCCAATCCCACTGCGATTGCCCTCAGCCATGGCGGCGTCCAGCTCAGCTATGCCGAGTTGGAGCGCCAGGCCAACCGCCTGGCCCATCGCCTGCGCCAAGCCGGCCTGCAAGCCGGGCAGCCGGTGGGGCTGTTCCTCGGCCGTTCGAGCGAAGCCATAGTCGCCATCCTCGGCATTCTCAAAGCCGGCGGCGCCTATCTGCCGCTGGATCCGGCCTACCCCGCCGAGCGCCTGGCCGACATGCTGGAGCAAACCCAGGCGCCGCTGCTGCTGAGCGTCAGTGCCCTGAGTGAACGCCTGCCGGTCGGCAACTACCAGACCCTTTGGCTGGACGGCGAAGATGATGCCGAGCTACCCGAACAGCGTCCCGCGGCGATCGGTCACCCGGATCAGTTGGCTTATCTGATCTTCACTTCCGGCTCCACCGGCCGGCCCAAGGGCGTAATGGTTTCGCACCGCAATGCCGTGCACTCCACCAGCGCCCGCTGGCTGGGTTATCAAGAGCCGCTGGCGTCCTTCCTGCTGGTCTCCGGCCTGGCCTTCGATAGCTCGGTGGCCGGCCTGTTCTGGAGCCTCAGCCAAGGCGGCACCCTGTGCCTGCCGCAGGACGGCCAGGTACAGGACACCCTGGCCCTCGGCCGCTTGATCGCCGAGCAACGCATCAGCCATTGCCTGATGCTGCCCTCGCTCTATGCCCAGGTATTGGAACAAAGCGGCGAGCATCTGAGCAGCCTGCGCTGCGCCATAGTCGCCGGCGAAGCCTGCCAGGCGGCGGTGGCGGCGCGGCACCATGAGGTCTGTGCAGGCGCCGCGCTGTACAACGAATACGGCCCCACCGAAGGCAGCGTCTGGTGCAGCCTGTACCGCAGCCGAGGCGAGGAACAGGGCGTGCTGCCGATCGGCCGCGCCATCGCCAACATGCGCGTGCAAGTGCTGGACGAGCGGCTGCAAGCGGTCGCCCCAGGTGTCGCCGGGGAGATCTATATCGGCGGCGCCGGCATCACCCAGGGTTACCTCGGCCGCCCGGATCTCACCGCCGAGCGCTACCTGCCCGACCCTTTCGGCGCGCCGGGCAGCCGCCTGTATCGCAGCGGCGATATCGGCCGGCTCAACGCCGAAGGCGAGCTGGAGTTTCTCGGCCGCGTCGACCATCAGGTGAAGATCCGTGGTTTCCGCATCGAGCTGGGCGAGATAGAGGCGCGGCTGCTGGAACATCCGGCCTTGCGCGAGGCTGCGGTGATCGCTCGGCAAAACCCGGCCGGCGATGCCGAACTGGTGGCCTACATAGTCGCCCGCGACGCCTGCCCCGGCGCGCAAACGCTACGCCAGCACCTGGCCGAGCACCTGCCGGAGCATATGCTGCCGGGCGCCTACGTGGTGCTGCCGGCGCTGCCGCTGACGCCCAACGGCAAGCTCGACCGCGCCGCCCTGCCCGCCCCGGAACGCGGCGGCCAGCGCGCCTATCGTGCACCGCGCAACGAGCGGGAAAGCCTGCTCGCCGGCCTCTGGGCAGAAGTCCTCGGTGTGGAAAAAGCCGGCCTCGACGATCACTTCTTCGAGCTGGGCGGCCACTCGCTGACCGCCACCCGCCTGATTTCGCGCCTGCGTAGCGCTTTGAATATCGAAGTACCGGTGCGCGCACTGTTCCTCCATCCGACCTTGCTCGGTTTCGCCGAACAGGCCCTGCCGCAAGCCGGCGCCCCGGCTCTACCGCCGATCCAAGCGGTCGTTGGCGATAGCGCGCTGCCGTTGTCCTTCGCCCAGGAACGCCTGTGGTTGTTCGACCGCCTGCACTCGGGCACTAGCACCTACAACGTCGCCGAGGCCGTGCGCCTTTCCGGCGAACTCGATCAGCCGGCGCTGGAGCGCAGCTTCGCCGAGTTGCTGCGTCGCCATGCCAGCCTGCGCACCCGCTTCGTGCTGGAAAATGGCCAGCCGCTGCAATATATCGACGCGCCGCACGCCTTCCCACTGGCGCTGCTGGACCTCAGCGGCCTGAGCGAAACCGAGCGCGAGCAGGCGCTGCGCAGCCAACTGGACGGCCTGGCGTTGCAGCCCTTCGACCTGGCCCGCGGGCCGCTGATCCGCGCCGGGCTGATGCGCCTGGACGCACACAACCACGTGCTCTGGCTGTGCCTGCACCATATAGTCACCGACGGCTGGTCGATGCGCGTACTGACCCGCGAACTGATCGCGCTTTACAGCGCATTCAGCGCCGGCCAGCCCTCGCCGTTGCACGAACCGGCGCTGCAATACGCCGACTTCGCCCATTGGCAGCGCCGCCAGCTCAGCCCCGAGGCCCTCAAGCCACAGCTCGACTTCTGGCTCGCCCACCTGGGCAAAGAGCGGCCGCTGCTGCAGTTGCCTGGCATGCGTCCGCGTCCGGCGCTGCCCAGCCATCGTGGCGCCCAGCATGAATTCAGCCTCGACAGCGAGCTGACCCAGGCGCTGCACGGGTTGACCCAGCAACGCGGCGTGACCCTGTTCAGCACCCTGCTCGCCGCCTTCAAGCTGCTCCTCGCCGGGCACAGCGGCCAGCACGATATCCGCATCGGCATCCCGATCGCCAACCGCAACCAGCAAGCGCTCGAAGGGCTGATCGGCTTCTTCGTCAACACCCTGGCCCTGCGCAGCGACCTGAGCGGTAACCCCTCGTTCGAGGCGCTGCTGGTTCAACTGCACGACAATATGCTGGCCGCCCACGACCACCAGGACCTGCCGTTCGAACAGCTGCTGCAAGCGCTGCCCAATACCCAGCAGCAGAGTGCGCCGCTGCTGCAAGTGATGTTCGACCTGCACCGCGAACGCATCCTCAGCTCCAGCGAGTTCGGCAACTTGCAGATCAGCCCGATAGAGGAAGGCAGCAACCACAGCACCCTGTTCGACCTGATGCTGGATATCGGCGAGCGCGAGCACGGCCTGGTCGCCACCTTCACCTACAGCAGCGACCTGTTCGAACCAGACCATATCGCCCT